In one window of Bifidobacterium sp. WK041_4_12 DNA:
- a CDS encoding aminodeoxychorismate lyase, whose protein sequence is MASIVLGIADSARLFGEGAQHSTEPLMTIVDAHERVVSPFDYAVTRGDGIFEATTVWHGTPISLQAHLRRLAHSAALMELPKPNVAEFSRAVDEMIAHYDDPEPGPILRILVSRGLDAETGIGRASDGLPHVWMFLDAQGALHDTDPITLTALNRGYSSDITSRAPWLLNGAKTLSYAVNMAMHRECDRRHVDDAVTTTEDGFVLECPNSSIVAQYGNRLVTPNPNIGILHGTSQRELFSFNQQEGGSWEYATLPFARLLEADHVFMTHGGWVIPVASIDDTKFVVNPDFVQRANDAIHSGRTQEEALQIQPDEGMF, encoded by the coding sequence ATGGCGAGCATCGTTCTAGGAATTGCTGATTCGGCCCGATTGTTTGGGGAGGGCGCTCAGCACTCGACAGAGCCACTGATGACGATTGTTGACGCGCATGAGCGCGTGGTAAGTCCTTTTGACTATGCCGTCACGCGCGGCGACGGAATTTTTGAGGCGACCACCGTATGGCACGGCACGCCTATCTCCTTGCAGGCTCACCTGCGCAGACTTGCCCATTCTGCCGCGTTGATGGAATTGCCGAAGCCGAATGTCGCAGAATTTTCCCGAGCAGTTGACGAAATGATCGCTCACTATGATGATCCTGAACCCGGTCCGATTCTACGCATTCTGGTCTCCCGTGGCCTGGATGCGGAAACGGGCATTGGCCGTGCCAGCGACGGCTTACCCCATGTCTGGATGTTTCTCGATGCGCAAGGGGCGCTGCACGACACCGATCCGATCACGTTGACCGCGCTGAACCGTGGATATTCCTCCGACATCACATCCCGTGCCCCTTGGCTGCTCAATGGTGCGAAGACCTTGAGCTATGCGGTCAATATGGCCATGCACCGGGAATGTGACCGTCGCCATGTCGATGATGCCGTCACGACTACCGAGGATGGCTTTGTGCTGGAATGCCCGAACTCTTCAATCGTCGCCCAATATGGCAATCGTCTGGTAACGCCGAATCCTAATATCGGCATTCTTCATGGAACCAGTCAGCGTGAACTGTTTTCGTTCAATCAGCAGGAAGGCGGCAGCTGGGAATATGCGACGCTCCCCTTTGCCCGCCTACTGGAAGCGGATCATGTGTTCATGACGCACGGTGGTTGGGTTATACCGGTGGCAAGCATCGATGATACGAAGTTTGTCGTGAACCCTGACTTCGTGCAGCGCGCCAACGATGCGATTCATTCTGGACGAACGCAAGAGGAAGCATTGCAGATACAACCAGATGAGGGCATGTTCTAA
- a CDS encoding ABC transporter permease has protein sequence MKRNLTMLIPAGIAILVGSMFISCTFLFSNTLNYSLRKQISANFGEANYGVTPKTPSDSDNAALSTVSDFRLQELKNLNGVEGVRTDVSTPMEISAKLGGEGIRHTSTIAIAAAEPSSMLPLQLTSGVWPKASGQVAIADSVAKQLNLSVGSTVSVSTAAETSMYGTSGSLAGMKVVGITHDGAGAFSYYRGACVLSESDIAAVQGVSTGFNDLYTSEVFLTIHPTAGATESQVVDHVKSVLPQGFAVQSKQTLQDQQIKQLSSGGTNVITTFVLVFGILAMFVASLVIGNTFQVMVAQRRRTLALLRTIGAKKGQLYRSVVLESLILGFAGSVIGVACAMGLMAILAVAGTTLGNVSFALIPSWQVIVIPIVFALIATTAASISSARMATKVTPLEALQPIEASENKRSGKARAIFGILLLLAGLALSCLAIYRTYASTHGSHMSDTNSETLVLIAIVGVIFCFVSMLVMSRMWIPAMLKAVGVLISHIGAASTLASANIQKNHRRVAATGSALLIGVTLVSCLGIGAASAKATMGTVLDSHYSVDIQAVGQSLDASALHKVERVEGVGRAELVSSATATITSGEYKGTSIDIYGVNTGNIADVMHGMINSQDLDSGKLVLSSTSAKSDAALKKQHSLPISSGSSDSKDIPVTIGTYRGIDSMNGLYGIVSQSTFDSMELTHVSNQIWVKSNGIASTANLVDNVKNALSSYASVNVIGSIAERALWEQMVNAVLMILVALLAVAVVIALIGVTNTLSLSVIERQKESATLRAIGMTKAQLRRSLAVEAILISLGSGVSGIVAGTLFGWLGSYVVFAPFGKVAFPFDWRMACTIVIIALAAALLASIIPARRATKVSPVSALAEA, from the coding sequence ATGAAACGAAATCTGACAATGCTGATTCCCGCCGGCATTGCCATTCTGGTTGGTTCCATGTTTATTTCATGCACCTTCCTTTTCAGCAACACATTGAACTATTCGCTGCGAAAGCAGATCTCCGCCAACTTTGGCGAGGCAAATTACGGGGTGACTCCGAAGACCCCTTCAGACAGCGATAACGCAGCGTTGTCAACTGTCTCAGATTTCCGACTTCAAGAACTCAAGAATCTCAACGGGGTCGAAGGCGTCAGAACCGATGTTTCCACACCTATGGAAATCAGTGCAAAGCTTGGGGGAGAAGGCATCAGGCACACTTCCACCATTGCAATTGCTGCTGCGGAACCTTCATCGATGCTGCCCCTGCAGCTCACTTCAGGTGTCTGGCCCAAGGCATCTGGGCAGGTTGCCATTGCGGACAGTGTGGCCAAGCAGCTCAATCTCAGCGTAGGTTCAACGGTGAGCGTCAGCACCGCCGCTGAAACCAGCATGTACGGTACGAGCGGATCACTTGCCGGCATGAAGGTCGTTGGCATCACCCATGATGGCGCCGGAGCGTTCTCGTATTATCGAGGCGCATGCGTATTGAGTGAATCCGATATCGCAGCGGTTCAAGGCGTCTCGACAGGATTCAACGACCTCTATACATCTGAAGTCTTCCTCACGATACATCCCACTGCAGGCGCAACCGAGTCACAGGTGGTTGACCATGTCAAGAGCGTTCTGCCACAGGGCTTTGCAGTGCAATCAAAGCAGACCTTGCAGGATCAGCAAATCAAGCAGCTCAGCAGCGGTGGCACCAACGTCATCACGACCTTCGTGCTTGTGTTCGGCATTCTTGCCATGTTCGTTGCCAGTCTGGTGATCGGCAACACCTTCCAGGTGATGGTCGCACAACGGCGTAGAACTTTGGCACTGCTCAGAACCATCGGTGCGAAAAAGGGTCAGCTCTATCGTTCGGTCGTGCTCGAATCGCTGATTCTTGGATTTGCAGGATCGGTGATCGGCGTGGCATGTGCCATGGGACTGATGGCCATTCTTGCCGTTGCCGGCACGACCCTTGGAAACGTTTCCTTCGCGCTGATTCCAAGCTGGCAGGTTATTGTAATCCCTATCGTCTTCGCACTGATTGCAACGACTGCCGCATCCATAAGTTCAGCTCGCATGGCCACCAAGGTAACGCCCCTCGAAGCTCTGCAGCCAATTGAAGCCTCCGAGAACAAGCGTTCGGGGAAGGCGAGAGCAATCTTTGGAATCTTGCTGCTGCTTGCTGGCCTTGCGCTCAGCTGCCTCGCAATCTATCGGACATATGCATCCACGCACGGCTCGCACATGTCGGATACCAACTCTGAAACCCTGGTGCTCATTGCCATTGTAGGTGTGATTTTCTGCTTCGTCAGCATGCTTGTCATGTCGCGCATGTGGATTCCTGCAATGCTCAAGGCTGTTGGAGTACTCATCTCCCACATTGGTGCGGCTTCAACGCTTGCCAGTGCCAATATTCAGAAGAATCATCGTCGCGTTGCTGCAACCGGTTCAGCCTTGCTCATAGGCGTGACCTTGGTCTCTTGCCTGGGAATTGGGGCTGCGAGCGCAAAGGCGACTATGGGAACGGTGCTGGACTCGCACTATAGCGTCGACATTCAGGCCGTTGGTCAATCCTTGGATGCTTCAGCCTTGCACAAGGTCGAAAGGGTCGAAGGGGTTGGCAGAGCAGAGTTGGTCAGCAGTGCAACCGCAACGATTACCAGTGGAGAGTATAAAGGCACGTCGATTGATATCTACGGTGTGAACACAGGTAACATCGCGGATGTCATGCATGGCATGATCAATTCCCAAGATCTGGACAGCGGCAAGCTGGTATTGTCATCGACTTCCGCCAAGAGCGATGCCGCCTTGAAGAAGCAGCATTCGCTTCCGATATCTTCCGGTAGTTCCGACTCGAAGGACATTCCTGTGACCATCGGAACATATCGGGGTATCGATAGCATGAACGGTCTGTACGGTATTGTGTCGCAGAGCACGTTCGATTCGATGGAATTGACCCATGTCAGCAACCAGATTTGGGTGAAGAGCAATGGCATAGCCAGTACCGCCAATCTGGTCGACAATGTGAAGAATGCATTATCTTCATATGCGAGCGTGAATGTGATCGGATCGATTGCAGAGCGTGCACTATGGGAACAGATGGTGAATGCGGTGTTGATGATCCTGGTCGCGCTGCTAGCCGTTGCCGTGGTTATCGCGTTGATCGGCGTGACGAATACCCTGAGTCTGTCTGTCATCGAACGTCAGAAGGAATCGGCGACCTTGCGTGCCATCGGCATGACGAAAGCCCAGCTGCGGCGTTCATTGGCAGTTGAAGCAATCCTTATCTCGCTTGGCAGCGGTGTGAGCGGAATTGTCGCCGGAACCTTGTTTGGCTGGCTGGGATCATACGTTGTCTTTGCTCCATTCGGCAAGGTTGCGTTCCCCTTCGATTGGCGCATGGCCTGCACGATCGTGATCATCGCATTGGCGGCCGCATTGCTTGCGAGCATCATCCCAGCCCGCCGCGCGACCAAAGTTTCGCCAGTGAGCGCGCTCGCTGAAGCCTAA
- a CDS encoding YifB family Mg chelatase-like AAA ATPase — MRIGTSLSIGLVGLKACPIAIQSFISPGLPYFSIIGLPDTSVSEARERVKSACSSVGFSWPETRITVNLSPASLPKKGSSYDVAIALSILSAGSFIPSEAIEDELAIGELNLDGSVLHVNGVLPMILHAKARGVRKVVVPSTNEAEAALVPDMEITGIRHLGELVEMRGGKAVYRIQHQSRTTPFGSGTSLVGKTRDSPDASNSATLPEHPSHGYSTLDMSQVIGQEQAKWALTVAAAGGHHMIMTGPPGSGKSMLASRLPTILPPLSEEEQLEVASIRSLCGNLHQYGITDIPPFIAPHHTASTASLVGGGSGVALPGAITRAHRGVLFMDEAPEFSPRTLQTLREPLETGLIALSRAKGTAFFPARFQLIMAANPCPCGFDFGNGERCTCSVKERTRYWNRLSGPILDRIDIQSQIREVSEMIELPTSTVSSSETIRKVVLMARNCAKERFHGFGWNCNADASGEWLRKHTSKKVLAVVNTVLGQGGLSMRGADRSIRLCWTLADLNGHTSPNMADIESSIQLRTRLS; from the coding sequence ATGAGAATTGGAACTTCACTCTCAATTGGCTTGGTCGGCTTGAAGGCCTGTCCCATAGCGATTCAATCGTTTATTTCGCCTGGACTTCCCTACTTTTCCATTATCGGGTTGCCGGACACCTCCGTTTCAGAGGCGCGAGAACGGGTGAAATCAGCCTGCTCGTCCGTCGGTTTTTCATGGCCAGAAACGCGGATCACCGTCAACCTGTCTCCCGCCTCCTTACCGAAAAAAGGATCGTCATACGATGTGGCAATCGCTTTGAGCATCCTCTCTGCAGGCTCATTTATTCCCTCTGAGGCCATTGAAGATGAGCTTGCCATTGGAGAGCTGAATCTTGATGGCAGTGTCCTCCATGTCAACGGTGTGCTTCCGATGATTTTGCATGCCAAGGCTCGCGGCGTGCGCAAGGTAGTCGTTCCCTCTACCAACGAAGCCGAAGCTGCCCTGGTTCCGGATATGGAGATAACGGGTATCAGACATCTTGGCGAACTTGTTGAGATGCGAGGTGGCAAGGCTGTGTATCGCATACAGCATCAATCCAGAACGACACCGTTCGGCTCCGGCACATCATTGGTGGGCAAGACTCGTGATTCACCAGACGCATCCAATTCGGCGACATTGCCGGAGCATCCTTCACATGGCTATAGCACGCTGGATATGAGCCAGGTCATTGGTCAGGAACAGGCAAAATGGGCGTTAACCGTCGCTGCAGCCGGTGGCCATCACATGATTATGACTGGACCGCCGGGTTCAGGCAAGAGCATGCTGGCTTCACGTCTACCGACAATACTTCCGCCACTCAGCGAAGAGGAACAGCTGGAAGTGGCATCGATACGTTCCCTTTGCGGCAATCTTCACCAGTATGGAATAACGGACATTCCACCGTTCATTGCCCCGCATCATACAGCTTCAACCGCTTCACTGGTCGGTGGCGGAAGCGGCGTTGCCCTGCCCGGCGCCATAACGAGAGCTCACCGAGGCGTGCTGTTCATGGACGAGGCACCTGAATTTTCTCCACGAACCTTGCAAACCTTGCGCGAACCACTGGAAACTGGCCTTATTGCGCTGTCCCGAGCCAAAGGTACGGCATTCTTTCCAGCTAGATTTCAGCTCATCATGGCTGCAAACCCTTGCCCATGTGGTTTCGACTTTGGCAATGGCGAGCGCTGCACATGCTCGGTGAAGGAGCGGACGCGATATTGGAATCGTCTGTCAGGGCCAATATTGGACCGCATTGATATTCAGTCACAGATTCGTGAAGTATCGGAGATGATTGAATTGCCCACTTCAACCGTGTCTTCGAGTGAAACCATACGCAAAGTGGTTCTGATGGCACGAAACTGTGCCAAAGAACGCTTCCACGGTTTTGGTTGGAATTGCAATGCTGATGCCAGCGGCGAATGGCTGCGCAAGCACACCTCCAAGAAGGTACTCGCAGTGGTCAATACCGTGCTGGGACAAGGCGGACTGAGCATGCGTGGAGCTGATAGGTCGATTCGGCTATGTTGGACGCTTGCAGATCTGAATGGCCATACCAGTCCGAACATGGCTGATATCGAATCAAGCATTCAACTGAGAACGAGACTCTCATGA
- a CDS encoding ABC transporter ATP-binding protein, which yields MHRDTAIEAIDVVKDYGSGENAVHALRGVNVAFERGKFTAIMGPSGSGKSTLMHTLAGLDSVSHGKVVFSGFDITSMNDTDLTMLRRHRIGFIFQSFNLLPMFTAKQNILMPLTLSGGKVDKQWFRMLTQTLGLKDRLEHRPNELSGGQQQRVAIARALITKPDVVFADEPTGNLDSVSSAEVLGFLKKSVTDFGQTIIMVTHDAVAASYADRAIVFADGNIVADEANPNPDRMNDLLMQERRRSLTQQTVTAQVNSALLR from the coding sequence ATGCATCGTGATACCGCGATTGAAGCAATCGACGTAGTCAAGGATTATGGAAGCGGAGAAAATGCGGTGCATGCACTTCGCGGAGTGAATGTGGCGTTTGAACGAGGCAAGTTCACGGCAATCATGGGGCCTTCCGGCTCAGGAAAATCTACGCTGATGCACACGCTTGCTGGACTGGATTCAGTCTCGCACGGCAAGGTCGTCTTCTCGGGATTCGACATCACATCGATGAACGACACTGACCTGACCATGCTTCGTAGGCATCGAATCGGTTTCATCTTCCAAAGTTTCAATCTTCTTCCGATGTTCACGGCCAAGCAGAACATTCTTATGCCCTTGACTCTTTCGGGTGGAAAAGTCGACAAACAATGGTTCCGCATGCTCACACAGACGCTCGGTTTGAAAGATCGCTTGGAGCACAGGCCAAATGAGCTTTCTGGCGGTCAGCAGCAGCGTGTGGCCATTGCCCGCGCCTTGATAACAAAGCCTGACGTGGTGTTCGCTGACGAGCCAACCGGCAATCTCGACTCCGTGTCGAGTGCCGAGGTTCTGGGCTTCCTGAAGAAATCCGTCACCGACTTTGGTCAGACCATCATCATGGTGACGCATGATGCCGTCGCAGCGTCATACGCCGATCGTGCCATCGTTTTCGCCGATGGGAACATCGTCGCCGACGAAGCCAATCCCAACCCGGACCGCATGAACGATCTCTTGATGCAGGAGCGTCGCCGTTCTCTGACTCAGCAAACCGTTACAGCACAGGTCAATTCAGCGTTGCTTCGCTGA
- a CDS encoding DNA-processing protein DprA has product MWSTSSTSESNGGSIRDSTVARALLSYCSDGPDPVMHALVLGGIQVMALWQLLAEHGTRMAQSTHTSHSLPKAVHDAFVKGMEIRNQCQTKPSLHRLYDAIVRWEHRKATLGFDATLDVRSDAVQNWVTADHSMWVIAPDHPCWPSQLHDLPNTVGWSSPMCLWGQGSMEAVARCDHPVAIVGSRQINDYGRRMAMLSGRLVSSLGHTVISGGALGADAFAHWGAVQAQESYEPCSESDVKPGSTIAVFAGGLNHIGPASNQRLFERIKANHGALISELSPDSIPEARRFLLRNRIIAAMSRQIIVTQARTRSGALNTANWGANLLREVYAIPGDIEHPHNAGCNALIRDAKASIITSLEDIAQICSPSHTPTAVSAAEFLEASALPSNESGSSHMNAHAHASSHGIIANSRSATSRKAEAVSHHVQQAPSKSSRRRSHSPANRKTSGLSQEQEYVLECIRRNALESKDSTADSVMNQLNAKLKDAKLTSADIARILGSLEILGFIDQSISGSLRIRDS; this is encoded by the coding sequence GTGTGGAGCACAAGCAGTACCAGCGAAAGCAATGGTGGCAGCATTCGTGACAGCACCGTTGCCAGGGCTTTGCTGTCATATTGTTCCGATGGACCTGATCCAGTCATGCATGCTCTGGTGCTGGGTGGCATACAGGTCATGGCGCTGTGGCAGCTTCTGGCCGAGCATGGCACGCGAATGGCACAGAGCACCCACACGTCCCACTCCTTGCCGAAGGCAGTGCATGACGCTTTCGTCAAGGGAATGGAAATAAGGAATCAGTGTCAGACCAAGCCTTCCCTGCATCGTCTCTACGATGCCATTGTCCGTTGGGAGCATCGCAAGGCAACGCTCGGGTTTGATGCCACTCTTGATGTGCGCTCAGATGCGGTTCAGAACTGGGTGACAGCCGATCACTCTATGTGGGTCATTGCTCCAGATCATCCCTGTTGGCCTTCTCAGCTGCATGACTTGCCTAACACCGTCGGCTGGTCTTCTCCCATGTGTCTGTGGGGTCAGGGCTCGATGGAAGCAGTAGCTCGTTGCGATCATCCGGTTGCCATCGTCGGTTCACGCCAGATCAATGACTATGGTCGACGCATGGCCATGCTGTCCGGAAGGCTGGTCTCTTCGCTGGGGCATACGGTCATATCTGGCGGTGCTCTCGGTGCCGACGCATTCGCACACTGGGGTGCCGTTCAAGCTCAGGAATCGTACGAACCATGCAGTGAATCCGATGTCAAGCCCGGAAGCACCATTGCCGTGTTTGCAGGGGGACTCAATCATATCGGGCCCGCTTCCAATCAGCGTCTGTTCGAGCGCATCAAGGCCAATCACGGCGCTCTGATCAGTGAACTCAGTCCTGACTCAATTCCTGAAGCCCGAAGATTTCTACTGCGTAATAGAATCATCGCGGCAATGTCACGGCAGATAATCGTTACTCAGGCAAGAACACGGTCCGGTGCCCTGAACACCGCAAACTGGGGAGCGAATCTCTTACGCGAAGTATATGCCATCCCTGGTGATATCGAGCACCCACACAATGCCGGCTGCAACGCGCTGATTCGCGACGCCAAGGCGAGCATAATAACCTCGCTGGAAGATATCGCACAGATCTGTTCCCCATCTCATACCCCTACAGCAGTCTCAGCAGCAGAGTTTCTGGAAGCATCAGCACTTCCTTCGAACGAATCAGGCAGCAGCCACATGAACGCGCATGCTCATGCCTCATCACATGGCATCATTGCCAACTCCAGAAGTGCAACGTCAAGGAAAGCGGAAGCGGTCTCACACCATGTACAACAAGCTCCATCGAAATCAAGTCGGCGCCGGTCGCACTCCCCTGCGAATCGGAAGACTTCAGGGTTGAGCCAGGAACAGGAATATGTGCTGGAGTGCATTCGCCGCAATGCGCTTGAATCGAAGGATTCCACCGCAGACAGTGTGATGAATCAGCTCAATGCAAAACTTAAGGATGCCAAGCTCACGTCGGCAGACATCGCAAGAATATTGGGATCACTGGAAATTCTAGGGTTCATCGACCAAAGCATTTCGGGGAGCTTGAGAATCAGAGACTCATAG
- a CDS encoding pyridoxamine kinase: MTNDVTLFDRDPQYIPRVAAVHDMCGYGKCSLTAAIPILSAAGCDVCPVPTALFSAHTMYKDFTFHDTTDMLPGYLDAWRKENVELDAVYSGFLGSADQVSIIQRLYTEYPNSLRLVDPVMGDAGKMYPTYTKELCDAMGRLADGADILMPNLTEASILTGRDYPGQNIKDEEVTSWVQALLDLGAKNVVLKGIDRNDGSIRNYVASAALGDASHMVELEHEKLPFMIHGTGDAFASSLCGAIMAGKNLAESARIAGEFVRSAMMDTRNQPHYQERGVSFELSLFELTSLVH, encoded by the coding sequence ATGACTAACGATGTGACTCTTTTTGATCGCGACCCACAATACATTCCACGCGTCGCCGCCGTACATGACATGTGTGGCTATGGCAAATGCTCGCTGACGGCCGCCATTCCAATCCTTTCAGCCGCAGGCTGTGACGTGTGCCCCGTTCCAACGGCCCTGTTCAGCGCCCATACCATGTACAAGGACTTCACGTTCCACGACACGACGGACATGCTCCCCGGCTATCTGGATGCCTGGCGAAAGGAAAACGTCGAGCTGGATGCCGTATACAGTGGCTTTCTTGGCAGTGCGGATCAGGTGAGCATCATTCAACGCCTGTACACTGAGTATCCGAATTCCTTGCGTTTGGTCGACCCGGTTATGGGCGATGCCGGCAAGATGTATCCCACCTACACCAAGGAGCTGTGCGATGCGATGGGCAGGCTTGCCGACGGCGCTGACATTCTGATGCCGAATCTCACCGAAGCCAGCATCCTGACCGGGCGCGACTACCCTGGTCAGAACATCAAGGATGAGGAAGTCACCTCATGGGTTCAGGCTTTGCTTGATCTTGGCGCAAAGAACGTCGTGCTGAAAGGCATCGACAGAAATGACGGCTCGATTCGCAACTATGTGGCATCGGCAGCGCTCGGCGATGCCAGCCATATGGTCGAGCTTGAGCATGAGAAGCTGCCATTCATGATTCATGGAACGGGAGATGCCTTCGCATCCTCACTGTGCGGCGCAATCATGGCAGGAAAGAATCTCGCCGAAAGCGCTCGCATTGCAGGTGAATTCGTCCGCTCGGCAATGATGGACACACGTAATCAGCCCCATTACCAGGAACGTGGCGTCAGCTTCGAGCTGAGTCTTTTCGAATTGACGTCATTGGTTCACTGA
- a CDS encoding YraN family protein: MNIQLAEGTHPISPPSPNQLLDPGLSPKSLGMLGERYAEHWLICRGWRILGRNWQSRYGELDIIAVDTDGMIVFVEVKTRRNRRFGNPQDAVDYRKQRNLRRAGSQWLCDTSHRVAHHGVRFDVVAISVLGNTVYVNHLRSAFA; this comes from the coding sequence ATGAACATACAACTTGCAGAAGGCACGCATCCCATTTCACCCCCTTCACCGAATCAGTTGCTGGATCCAGGCTTGAGTCCAAAATCGCTGGGAATGCTGGGCGAACGATACGCCGAACATTGGCTGATCTGTCGAGGTTGGCGAATTCTCGGCCGAAACTGGCAATCACGGTATGGTGAACTTGACATTATCGCCGTAGACACCGATGGGATGATTGTCTTTGTAGAGGTGAAAACGCGCCGTAACCGAAGATTCGGCAATCCTCAGGATGCCGTCGATTATAGAAAGCAGCGCAATCTTCGACGTGCCGGATCGCAATGGCTATGCGACACATCGCATCGAGTTGCTCATCATGGCGTGCGCTTTGATGTGGTTGCAATCTCAGTGCTTGGCAACACCGTGTACGTGAATCATCTTCGGAGCGCGTTCGCATGA
- a CDS encoding O-acetylhomoserine aminocarboxypropyltransferase/cysteine synthase family protein, translating to MADKKYRFETLQLHVGQEEADPATDSRAVPIYATTSYVFHDFDHAEARFGLQDAGNIYGRLTNSTQGVFEDRITALEGGTAGLAVASGAAAVEYAVRNITQSGDHIVSSKNIYGGTYNLFKHTLIRDGIATTFVDPEDARNFEDAIQDNTKLVYFETFGNPNADLPDFEAISAIAHKHHLPVIVDNTFATPYLFRPLEHGADVVVESATKFIGGHGTALGGVVVEGGKFDWNEVPGKFPTLTEADPSYHGLKFFEALGPAAFVTRIRAILLRDTGATLSPFAAFLLLQGTETLSLRVERHVENALKVVDYLQTVPEVEAVRHPSIPGRRDHELYQRYFPNGAGSIFTFDVKGGKDAARVFIDNLHLFSLLANVADVKSLVIHPASTTHSQETTEELEDQGIHPGTIRLSIGTENIDDILDDLKGGFAALKESGLAE from the coding sequence ATGGCAGACAAGAAGTACCGTTTTGAAACCCTCCAACTTCACGTTGGACAGGAAGAGGCAGACCCAGCTACCGATTCGCGCGCAGTTCCGATCTATGCGACGACGAGTTATGTCTTCCATGATTTCGATCATGCCGAGGCACGCTTCGGCCTTCAGGACGCAGGAAACATCTATGGTCGTCTGACGAATTCCACTCAGGGCGTGTTCGAGGATCGCATCACTGCTCTTGAAGGTGGCACAGCGGGTCTCGCCGTTGCATCCGGCGCCGCTGCAGTCGAATATGCGGTACGCAACATCACCCAATCCGGGGATCATATCGTATCGAGCAAGAACATCTATGGCGGAACGTATAACTTGTTCAAGCACACGTTGATTCGCGATGGCATTGCAACGACATTCGTCGATCCGGAAGATGCGCGGAACTTTGAGGACGCCATTCAGGATAATACCAAACTGGTGTATTTCGAGACCTTTGGCAATCCCAACGCAGACCTGCCAGATTTCGAAGCCATCAGCGCGATTGCGCACAAGCACCATCTTCCAGTGATCGTTGACAACACCTTCGCCACGCCTTATCTGTTCCGTCCGCTTGAGCATGGTGCAGACGTCGTTGTCGAATCGGCAACCAAGTTCATCGGCGGACATGGCACCGCACTCGGTGGTGTGGTCGTAGAGGGTGGCAAGTTCGACTGGAATGAAGTTCCAGGAAAGTTCCCCACGTTGACCGAAGCCGATCCAAGCTATCATGGGCTGAAATTCTTTGAAGCGCTGGGGCCTGCCGCTTTCGTCACCCGCATCCGTGCGATTCTGCTTCGTGACACCGGTGCGACCCTTTCGCCATTCGCAGCATTCTTGCTGCTTCAAGGCACGGAAACCCTGAGCTTGCGTGTCGAGCGTCATGTGGAGAACGCGTTGAAGGTCGTTGACTATCTTCAGACCGTGCCTGAGGTGGAGGCGGTTCGCCACCCGTCCATTCCAGGTCGCCGCGATCATGAGCTGTATCAGCGCTACTTCCCGAATGGCGCAGGCTCAATCTTCACCTTCGACGTGAAGGGCGGCAAGGATGCGGCTCGTGTCTTCATCGACAATCTCCATCTCTTCTCGCTATTGGCAAACGTTGCCGATGTGAAGTCCTTGGTGATTCACCCAGCTTCCACCACGCATTCGCAGGAAACCACTGAGGAACTTGAAGATCAGGGCATCCATCCAGGAACCATTCGTCTTTCGATTGGCACTGAGAACATTGACGACATCCTTGACGATCTGAAGGGTGGCTTCGCAGCTCTGAAGGAGTCCGGACTGGCCGAGTAG